The genomic segment GTTGCACGGGTCAAGTTCTGTGCTTCCTGAATACGTTGATATCATAAACAACAATGGTGGTAAACTTGCCGCTGCTGTAGGTATTCCGTCAGAGCAGTTAAGACGCGCTGCAAAATCTGCGGTTTGTAAAATCAATATCGACTCCGACGGTCGTCTTGTGATGACTGCAATGATCAGGAAAATATTTGCTGATAAACCCGATGAGTTTGATCCAAGAAAATATCTTGGTCCAGCACGTGAAGAACTGATCAAAATGATGATCGACAAGAACGAAAACGTTCTTGGAAGTGCCGGAAATGCCTAAGTTTTAGCTATATATTTCAATGATTTGAGTTTAAAAGCCTGTTTCAATTACTGAAACAGGCTTTTTTGTTATTACCCGCCAATTTTTGATCTCCAAAATACATTATAATGGTTCCACTCTCATGTTCCCGCTTGTTATATAATCATTTGTATAATCCTGATTTAACATATTAACGTGGTTTAAACTCAAGTTTTTGATCAAGGTATGGAAATGGCGCGGGATATGTTTGGGAAATACTGCTCTTAATATTACAATTTAAGCGATGCCATAAATTGGGAGGAAAAAATAAAATTATTAGATTGACACCTATGCGTATATATTGTATGTTCTTGCCCAGAAGGTAGCACCTGTTGTGGTGTAATCTTAAACATAAATATGGGAAAGGTATAGTTTTTATGATTTCTACGATCCGAAAGCGTGATGGCAAATTAGTACCGTATGACAATTTTAAAATAGCCAATGCAATTTTTAAATCAGCTGAGGCCGTTGGGGGGAGAGATTTCGGATTGTCGCTTATGCTTGCAAAGGAAGTAGAAGAGGTAATAAAGGTACGCTTTCACTCCAATTCTATTCCTGCCGTTGAGGAGATCCAGGATATAGTAGAGAAAGTGCTTATAGAGCAGGGGCATGCACGTGTCGCAAAGGCATATATCTTATATCGTGAACAGCACCGCCGCATCCGAACTACTGATAATCTGCTTCTTGATATTGCCAATACAATGAACGGGTATTTAAAACAGGAAGACTGGCGGGTAAACGAGAATTCAAATGTGAATTATTCTCTTGGGGGCCTTATCCTTCATAACAGCGGGGCAATAACAGCCAATTACTGGCTTGAAAATATCTATGGAAGTGATATCTCATCAGCACACAGAAACGGAGATATCCACCTTCATGACCTGAGTATGTTTTCAGGCTACTGTGCAGGGTGGTCACTAAGACAGCTGATTTCAGAAGGTCTTGGAGGGGTTAGAGGCAAAATTTCATCCCGTCCTCCCAAACACCTCTCTACTCTTATACAGCAGATGGTGAATTTCCTTGGAATACTTCAGAACGAGTGGGCTGGGGCACAGGCCTTTTCATCTTTTGATACCTATCTGGCGCCGTTTATCAGAGTAGATAACTTAAGCTTTAAAGATGTTAAGCAGCAGATTCAGTCCTTTGTTTTTGGTGTGAATACTCCATCACGCTGGGGCTCCCAGGCTCCATTCACAAATATCACCTTTGACTGGGTTGTACCGGATGATCTTAAAGATCAGCCCGCTATAGTTGGTGGGGAACTGCTGGATGTGTGTTATGGGGATTTTCAGCACGAAATGGATATGGTAAATAAAGCATTCCTTGAAATTCTTATCGAAGGGGATGCTGACGGGAGAGGGTTTTCTTATCCTATACCAACCTATAACATAACAGATGGTTTCAATTGGGACAGCGAAAATGCACAACTTCTGTTTAAAATGACAGGAAAGTATGGAACACCCTATTTTCAGAACTTTATAAATTCAACACTGAACCCAAGTGATGTGCGTTCGATGTGCTGCAGGCTCCAGTTAGATAAAAGGGAGCTGCGCAACAGAGGCGGTGGATTGTTTGGTGCAGATGAATTCACTGGTTCCATTGGGGTTGTGACCATAAATCTTCCGAGAATAGGGTACTTTTCTACCTCGAAGGATGATTATTTCAGCCAGTTGAATCATTATATGGATGTGGCACGTGACTCACTGGAGATCAAACGAAAGGTTATAACCAAACTTATGGATCAGGGTTTGTTCCCCTACACCCAGCGATATTTGCGTCATTGGAACAACCATTTCTCCACAATCGGACTCATTGGGATGAATGAATCCACACTGAATTTCATGGGTAAGGATCTCACAGACCCCGAAGCTCGTCAATTTGCAATGGAAGTGCTTCAGCATATGCGTGATAGGCTCATACAGTATCAGGAGCAGACCGGACACTTGTACAATCTGGAAGCAACTCCGGGTGAGGGTACATCCTACAGACTCGCAAAAATCGATAAGGC from the Chitinispirillum alkaliphilum genome contains:
- a CDS encoding Ribonucleotide reductase of class III (anaerobic), large subunit produces the protein MISTIRKRDGKLVPYDNFKIANAIFKSAEAVGGRDFGLSLMLAKEVEEVIKVRFHSNSIPAVEEIQDIVEKVLIEQGHARVAKAYILYREQHRRIRTTDNLLLDIANTMNGYLKQEDWRVNENSNVNYSLGGLILHNSGAITANYWLENIYGSDISSAHRNGDIHLHDLSMFSGYCAGWSLRQLISEGLGGVRGKISSRPPKHLSTLIQQMVNFLGILQNEWAGAQAFSSFDTYLAPFIRVDNLSFKDVKQQIQSFVFGVNTPSRWGSQAPFTNITFDWVVPDDLKDQPAIVGGELLDVCYGDFQHEMDMVNKAFLEILIEGDADGRGFSYPIPTYNITDGFNWDSENAQLLFKMTGKYGTPYFQNFINSTLNPSDVRSMCCRLQLDKRELRNRGGGLFGADEFTGSIGVVTINLPRIGYFSTSKDDYFSQLNHYMDVARDSLEIKRKVITKLMDQGLFPYTQRYLRHWNNHFSTIGLIGMNESTLNFMGKDLTDPEARQFAMEVLQHMRDRLIQYQEQTGHLYNLEATPGEGTSYRLAKIDKARFSRMIIAGDIEPYYTNSTQLPVNSTEDIFEALDMQVDIQKQYTGGTVFHAHIGESIDDVETCKQLVRKIAYNYGIPYFTLSPVFSVCKLHGYLKGEHFSCPTCSEEAEVYARIVGYYRPVKNWNPGKKSEYKDRTVFDTGDKSAQEKPVIQKVAEEKKCVNT